From Ancylobacter pratisalsi, one genomic window encodes:
- a CDS encoding transposase domain-containing protein: MKEFFSPAEMLALALPDMPGTERAIQLMADREGWREPAREWAADRPDGIWRKRSGRGGGYEYRYDVLPHRAKRKLMLGQRREVAQDARAEKKKGLERDALWDWFERLPEARQQRARERLAGLQAVADLVAAGQQRELAMMHVAAEMKVSLRTLYNWADLAAGVPRADWLPHLQPRHAGRQAEAECSPEAWEWYKANYLRQSEPSHALCYRQLRRVAAEQGWTVPSAKTLERRIAGLDTTTRVFLRKGPEALKRLYPAQERDRTALHALEAVNADGHKWDFFVRFPDGDICRPCLVGFQDIYSGMVLSWRVDKSENKAAVRMAFGDLVETYGIPDHVVFDNGRNFASKWITGGAPSRYRFKVKEDEPAGVVTELGCTLHWATPFHGQAKPIERAWRDFANDIARDVRFEGAWTGNSVANKPENYGNAAVPLETFLKVVSEGVVEHNTRLGRRSKIAAGRSLAETFAASYQESPIRQASPAQQRKWLLPAEAVTARKPDGAVHLAGNRYWSEFLINHIGAKLVLRVDPQALQQPAHIYRLDGAYLGAAACVEASGFFDVDAARAHASARNDFLRAAKAMARAERRMSLDQVAALLPQIEAPEPPETKVVRPFFGTAGGAALAVKPTESIDAEESFFADFNRSVARFSVVRNEEGADD; encoded by the coding sequence TTGAAGGAGTTCTTCTCACCCGCCGAAATGCTCGCCCTGGCGCTCCCCGACATGCCGGGCACCGAACGCGCCATTCAGCTGATGGCGGACCGCGAGGGCTGGCGCGAGCCGGCGCGGGAATGGGCCGCCGATCGCCCCGATGGCATCTGGCGCAAGCGGTCCGGGCGCGGCGGCGGCTACGAATACCGTTACGACGTGCTCCCGCACCGCGCCAAGCGCAAGCTCATGCTCGGCCAGCGCCGCGAGGTGGCGCAGGACGCCCGCGCCGAGAAGAAGAAGGGCCTGGAGCGCGACGCGCTGTGGGACTGGTTCGAGCGCCTGCCCGAGGCGCGCCAGCAGAGGGCGCGCGAGCGGCTTGCCGGGCTGCAGGCGGTCGCCGACCTGGTCGCGGCGGGCCAGCAGCGCGAACTCGCCATGATGCATGTCGCCGCCGAGATGAAGGTCTCGCTGCGCACGCTCTACAATTGGGCCGACCTTGCCGCCGGCGTGCCGCGCGCCGACTGGCTGCCGCACCTGCAGCCGCGCCATGCCGGGCGCCAGGCCGAGGCCGAGTGCTCGCCGGAAGCCTGGGAGTGGTACAAGGCCAATTATCTGCGCCAGTCCGAGCCCTCGCATGCGCTGTGCTATCGCCAGCTGCGGCGTGTCGCCGCCGAGCAGGGATGGACGGTGCCCAGCGCCAAGACGCTGGAACGCCGCATAGCCGGTCTCGACACCACCACACGGGTGTTCCTGCGCAAGGGGCCGGAGGCTCTCAAGAGGCTCTATCCGGCACAGGAGCGTGACCGCACCGCACTGCACGCCCTCGAAGCGGTGAACGCCGACGGGCACAAATGGGACTTCTTCGTCCGCTTCCCCGATGGCGATATCTGCCGCCCCTGCCTGGTCGGCTTCCAGGACATCTATTCCGGGATGGTCCTGTCATGGCGGGTCGACAAGAGCGAGAACAAGGCCGCCGTGCGCATGGCCTTCGGCGACCTCGTCGAGACCTATGGCATCCCCGACCATGTCGTTTTCGACAACGGTCGGAACTTCGCCTCGAAGTGGATCACGGGCGGGGCGCCCTCGCGCTACCGCTTCAAGGTCAAGGAAGACGAGCCGGCGGGCGTCGTCACCGAGCTGGGCTGCACGCTGCACTGGGCGACGCCGTTCCATGGTCAGGCGAAACCAATCGAGCGGGCATGGCGCGACTTCGCCAACGACATCGCCCGCGACGTGCGTTTCGAGGGCGCGTGGACCGGTAACAGCGTCGCCAACAAGCCGGAGAACTACGGCAACGCCGCCGTGCCGCTTGAGACCTTCCTGAAGGTCGTTTCCGAGGGCGTTGTCGAGCACAATACCCGGCTGGGCCGCCGGTCGAAGATCGCCGCCGGCCGCTCGCTCGCCGAGACCTTCGCGGCCTCCTATCAGGAATCGCCGATCCGGCAGGCGAGCCCGGCGCAGCAACGCAAATGGCTGCTTCCCGCCGAGGCGGTGACCGCACGCAAGCCGGACGGCGCGGTGCATCTGGCCGGCAACCGCTACTGGTCGGAATTCCTGATCAACCACATAGGTGCGAAGCTGGTGCTGCGGGTCGACCCGCAGGCACTGCAGCAGCCCGCGCACATTTACCGGCTGGACGGCGCCTATCTCGGCGCGGCGGCCTGCGTCGAGGCCAGCGGCTTCTTCGATGTCGATGCCGCCCGCGCCCATGCCAGCGCCCGCAACGACTTCCTGCGCGCCGCCAAGGCGATGGCCCGTGCCGAACGGCGCATGAGCCTCGATCAGGTCGCCGCACTGCTGCCGCAGATCGAGGCGCCGGAGCCGCCGGAAACCAAGGTGGTGCGGCCGTTCTTCGGCACCGCCGGCGGCGCCGCGCTCGCGGTCAAACCCACCGAATCCATCGACGCGGAAGAGAGCTTCTTCGCCGATTTCAATCGCTCGGTCGCCCGGTTCTCGGTCGTCCGAAACGAGGAGGGCGCCGACGATTGA
- a CDS encoding regulatory protein GemA, with protein sequence MTTVTSKQIGAIHTLKARAALDDDSYRDILHRETGQRSAKALSRDQAFRVIERLKVLSGGSERPSRAAAPPLADGALKLEGPFVGQCRSLWIAAWNLGVIEDRRDTALVAFVERQTGIASLSWLRDPLEAAKAIEGLKAWINRVAPVTWDAEVKALRRRGMTIGRWRKIAVVRAQCRLLAEEAPASLDAHSDAELQQLQTTLGRRIRRMQDRRARA encoded by the coding sequence ATGACCACCGTCACCAGCAAGCAGATCGGCGCCATTCACACGCTGAAGGCGCGCGCCGCGCTCGACGACGACAGCTATCGCGACATCCTGCATCGGGAGACCGGCCAGCGTTCGGCCAAGGCGCTCTCGCGAGACCAGGCGTTCCGCGTGATCGAGCGCCTGAAGGTGCTCTCAGGCGGCTCTGAGAGGCCTTCAAGAGCTGCGGCGCCGCCGCTTGCCGATGGTGCGCTCAAGCTGGAAGGCCCGTTTGTTGGCCAGTGCCGCAGCCTCTGGATCGCGGCATGGAACCTCGGCGTGATCGAAGACCGGCGCGACACCGCGCTTGTTGCCTTCGTGGAGCGCCAGACCGGCATAGCCTCGCTGTCCTGGCTGCGCGACCCGCTTGAAGCCGCCAAGGCGATCGAGGGGCTGAAGGCGTGGATCAACCGTGTGGCGCCGGTGACCTGGGACGCCGAGGTAAAGGCGCTGCGCCGGCGCGGCATGACCATCGGCCGCTGGCGCAAGATCGCGGTGGTTCGCGCGCAGTGCCGGCTGCTGGCGGAAGAGGCGCCGGCCAGCCTCGACGCCCATAGCGATGCCGAGCTGCAGCAGCTGCAGACGACGCTGGGCCGGCGCATCCGCCGAATGCAGGACCGGAGGGCGCGCGCATGA
- a CDS encoding peptidoglycan-binding protein has translation MAGSVSILRQLAPQAAPALVTALGRTSDLEKAGITTPLRLAHFLAQMAVETGGFTRLRESGRYSAKRIVEVFGVGRHSAAVTKAESRTLAYNEYALFERVYGTGNPKKAAELGNRKSGDGYRYRGGGAMQNTGRASYARIGLEDRPERITTAEWCLVGAFEHWTRTGCNALADQNDIQAITHRINGGYNGYAARVAWFNKIWPLVRTPDAPAESWQAAGASESTRLLQSQLNQLGYDLKEDGRIGKRTTAAVEAFQKANGLTVDGIAGSITKEAIRARLAGTAPATGSAAPSAPGPGREAAIGVPLAALGEGGQRLISQADILKEYAGLSDWIVWGAGGLTAIGVTIVTIGIVRTYVVPAIWPKRAPVAE, from the coding sequence ATGGCGGGTTCCGTCTCCATTCTCCGCCAGTTGGCACCGCAGGCGGCTCCGGCCCTGGTCACGGCGCTTGGCCGCACGTCGGATCTTGAGAAGGCCGGCATCACCACGCCGCTGCGCCTTGCGCATTTTCTGGCGCAGATGGCGGTCGAAACCGGCGGCTTCACCCGGTTGCGCGAGAGCGGGCGCTACAGCGCCAAGCGCATCGTCGAGGTGTTCGGCGTCGGCCGGCATTCGGCGGCCGTGACCAAGGCCGAATCCAGGACGCTCGCCTATAATGAGTATGCCCTGTTCGAACGGGTCTACGGCACCGGCAACCCGAAGAAGGCGGCGGAGCTGGGCAACCGCAAGAGCGGTGACGGCTATCGCTACCGCGGCGGCGGCGCGATGCAGAACACCGGGCGCGCCTCCTATGCCCGGATCGGCCTCGAAGATCGGCCGGAGCGCATCACGACCGCCGAGTGGTGCCTGGTCGGGGCCTTCGAGCACTGGACCAGGACCGGCTGCAACGCGCTCGCCGACCAGAACGATATTCAGGCGATCACTCACCGCATCAATGGCGGCTACAATGGCTATGCCGCGCGGGTCGCCTGGTTCAACAAGATCTGGCCTTTGGTGCGCACCCCGGACGCCCCGGCGGAGTCGTGGCAGGCCGCGGGCGCCTCGGAATCGACCCGCCTGCTGCAGAGCCAGCTCAACCAGCTCGGCTATGACCTCAAGGAAGACGGACGGATCGGGAAAAGGACCACGGCCGCCGTCGAAGCCTTCCAGAAGGCCAACGGCCTCACCGTCGACGGCATCGCCGGCTCGATCACGAAAGAGGCGATCCGCGCCCGGCTCGCGGGGACGGCGCCGGCTACCGGCTCGGCCGCGCCATCTGCGCCTGGTCCCGGCCGCGAGGCGGCGATCGGCGTCCCGCTGGCCGCGCTCGGTGAAGGCGGTCAGCGCCTGATCTCTCAGGCCGACATCCTGAAGGAATATGCCGGTCTCTCCGACTGGATTGTCTGGGGCGCCGGCGGGCTCACCGCCATCGGCGTCACCATCGTCACCATCGGCATCGTGCGCACCTATGTGGTGCCGGCGATCTGGCCGAAACGCGCGCCGGTGGCGGAATGA
- a CDS encoding phage protein Gp27 family protein, translated as MAGRGRLNSLDLLPPEAEDDVVWACQELAARQRTIADVLFEFNDRLEAKGLEGVSRSAFYRAAADKAAAQTRMQRAREMFKGIASQFTAEDVDENTIILGEFIKTLIIELTHDGAGMKSPKEAMELARAFQATVAAQKISTDRRQKLQAEYDKRTEATIERVAKEGGLSADVVAQLRRDFLGVRPKPAAPAEGADVAGS; from the coding sequence ATGGCGGGCCGCGGTCGCCTCAACAGTCTCGACCTCCTGCCACCCGAAGCGGAAGACGATGTCGTGTGGGCATGTCAGGAGCTGGCCGCGCGCCAGCGCACGATTGCCGACGTCCTGTTCGAGTTCAACGACCGACTGGAAGCCAAGGGGCTCGAAGGCGTCTCTCGCTCGGCCTTCTACCGGGCGGCCGCGGACAAGGCGGCGGCGCAGACCCGCATGCAGCGAGCGCGGGAGATGTTCAAGGGCATCGCCAGCCAGTTCACCGCCGAGGATGTCGACGAGAACACGATCATCCTGGGCGAGTTCATCAAGACGTTGATCATCGAGCTGACGCATGACGGCGCGGGCATGAAGTCTCCGAAAGAGGCGATGGAGCTGGCGCGGGCTTTCCAGGCGACGGTGGCGGCGCAGAAGATCTCGACCGACCGGCGGCAGAAGCTCCAGGCCGAGTACGACAAGCGCACCGAAGCCACGATCGAGCGCGTCGCCAAGGAAGGGGGCCTGTCGGCCGATGTCGTCGCGCAGCTGCGCCGCGACTTCCTCGGCGTGCGGCCCAAGCCGGCCGCGCCGGCGGAGGGTGCCGATGTC
- a CDS encoding AAA family ATPase codes for MLDKTKEDTGPSHDALRDEVRALMEREGLTQRHVAEESGIAYGTLTPYMGGTYQGNLARVAGDLQRWLETRRERSRTAAVLPAEPDFVLTPTAEEISGTLSFAQAAQDFAVIVGGAGIGKTRSIKHYAKRASNVWVLTAEDSMKKPSSLLSVLAEDLDVSERRNAFLSRAISSRLRGTGGLVVVDEAQHLSTEAFDQLRTTVLDVGECGVVAAGNESMLARLQGSADKRAQGFAQLHSRVGMRKVQSGAKIKDVCLILAAWGITDAQSIALLKAIARKPGALRVMAKVIRLASMLAGASAADITKAHVERAWAQLSSQQIDA; via the coding sequence ATGCTCGACAAGACGAAGGAAGATACCGGCCCCTCCCATGACGCGCTGCGCGACGAGGTGCGGGCGCTGATGGAGCGCGAGGGCCTGACCCAGCGCCACGTCGCGGAAGAGAGCGGCATCGCCTATGGCACGCTCACCCCGTATATGGGCGGCACTTACCAGGGCAACCTTGCGCGCGTCGCCGGCGACCTGCAGCGCTGGCTGGAGACCCGCCGCGAGCGCTCTCGGACGGCGGCGGTGCTGCCGGCCGAGCCGGATTTCGTACTGACGCCGACGGCCGAAGAGATTTCCGGGACGCTTTCGTTCGCCCAGGCCGCGCAGGACTTCGCCGTCATCGTCGGGGGCGCGGGTATCGGCAAGACGCGCTCGATCAAGCACTACGCCAAGCGCGCCTCGAATGTGTGGGTCCTCACCGCCGAGGACAGCATGAAGAAGCCCAGCAGCCTCTTGTCGGTCCTCGCCGAGGATCTCGACGTCTCGGAGCGGCGTAACGCGTTCCTCAGCCGCGCCATTTCGAGCCGGCTGCGCGGAACCGGCGGTCTGGTCGTGGTCGACGAGGCACAGCATCTCAGCACCGAGGCATTCGACCAGTTGCGGACAACCGTGCTGGACGTCGGCGAATGCGGTGTCGTCGCGGCCGGCAACGAGAGCATGCTCGCCCGCCTGCAGGGCTCGGCGGACAAGCGGGCTCAAGGCTTTGCCCAACTCCATTCGCGGGTCGGCATGCGCAAGGTGCAGTCCGGCGCCAAGATCAAAGACGTCTGCCTGATCCTCGCGGCATGGGGCATTACGGACGCTCAGAGCATCGCCTTGTTAAAGGCGATCGCCCGCAAGCCCGGTGCTCTGCGCGTCATGGCGAAAGTGATCCGGCTGGCGTCGATGCTGGCTGGCGCCTCGGCGGCGGACATCACCAAGGCTCATGTCGAGCGCGCCTGGGCGCAGCTCTCTTCCCAGCAGATCGACGCGTGA
- a CDS encoding TraR/DksA C4-type zinc finger protein, translating into MDLLDHAQLVEEEDRRRAIVARQEMLRGCGRKNCMACGDPIGTDRLAAMPNAVRCLRCQEGRERWNRRKGQ; encoded by the coding sequence ATGGACCTGCTCGATCACGCCCAGCTCGTCGAGGAAGAGGACCGGCGGCGCGCGATCGTCGCGCGCCAGGAGATGTTGCGCGGTTGCGGCCGCAAGAACTGCATGGCGTGCGGTGACCCGATAGGCACCGATCGGCTCGCCGCCATGCCGAACGCCGTCCGGTGCCTGCGCTGCCAGGAAGGGCGCGAGCGCTGGAACAGGCGAAAGGGACAGTAA
- a CDS encoding DUF3164 family protein, whose translation MNAQTETVAAAPAAALPPGAFEIAGKLFMTDTKGRHVPLALVKPADLLIDETVRKMMAFAVDLNAQIARFRGHCFDDVGSLQALLDQEYGTGIGGAKGNISLTSFDGTLKVTVQVADQLMFGPELQAAKKLVDECLVEWGADTGDELRAVVNQTFDVDKEGQINRSALFSLMRLAIEDPRWVRAMEALRDSIRVIGSKTYIRFHRRDTPAGPWQAVTIDLASA comes from the coding sequence ATGAACGCGCAGACTGAAACCGTCGCGGCCGCGCCGGCCGCCGCCCTGCCGCCGGGCGCTTTCGAGATCGCCGGCAAGCTCTTCATGACCGACACCAAGGGCCGCCATGTGCCGCTCGCCCTGGTGAAGCCGGCCGACCTGCTGATCGACGAGACCGTGCGCAAGATGATGGCCTTCGCCGTCGACCTGAACGCGCAGATCGCCCGGTTTCGCGGGCATTGCTTCGACGATGTCGGCTCGCTGCAGGCGCTGCTGGATCAGGAATACGGCACCGGTATCGGCGGGGCGAAGGGCAATATCAGCCTCACCAGCTTCGACGGGACGCTGAAGGTCACCGTCCAGGTCGCCGACCAGCTGATGTTCGGTCCCGAGCTGCAGGCGGCCAAGAAGCTGGTCGACGAGTGCTTGGTCGAATGGGGTGCCGACACCGGCGACGAGCTGCGGGCCGTGGTCAACCAGACCTTCGATGTCGACAAGGAAGGCCAGATCAACCGCTCGGCGCTGTTCTCTCTGATGCGGCTGGCGATCGAGGATCCGCGCTGGGTGCGGGCCATGGAAGCGCTGCGCGACTCGATCCGCGTCATCGGCTCCAAGACCTATATCCGCTTCCACCGCCGCGACACGCCCGCCGGGCCGTGGCAGGCGGTGACCATCGACCTGGCTTCGGCGTGA
- a CDS encoding helix-turn-helix domain-containing protein, whose protein sequence is MRKIGSEIAQDWHAEQVKAAVRMRGETLASLSVAHGYDLSAFSKALKRPWPAVEMIIATFLDLAPKHIWPSRYDTAGRPLRRPSNGRRMADARLRQKSRAA, encoded by the coding sequence GTGCGGAAAATCGGATCTGAAATAGCACAGGACTGGCACGCCGAGCAGGTAAAGGCGGCTGTTCGGATGCGTGGCGAGACCCTGGCCTCACTGTCAGTCGCGCATGGCTACGATCTGTCGGCTTTTTCCAAGGCGCTCAAGCGCCCTTGGCCTGCGGTCGAGATGATCATCGCGACGTTCCTCGACCTCGCCCCCAAACACATCTGGCCCTCCCGCTACGACACAGCCGGCCGCCCTCTGCGCCGGCCATCGAACGGTAGGCGGATGGCTGATGCCCGTCTCCGTCAAAAATCGAGGGCCGCCTAG
- a CDS encoding helix-turn-helix domain-containing protein yields MPKSKLRNDENLPDEDFGVETAKSELVRRLRLAVRQSGGATAAAAKSGVALGTLNNYLRGVNEPKASVLAKLAGALGYSVDWILELSDEPRARRDQHPAQPQTTVAAHDIVMLEHLSFSASAGTGALVLNDLGQTYPVRADLLQRLNLRQDHACMIEAVGLSMFPTIRDREILLVDKSSAARDLIRDGDIYLFTVDNEAYIKRLRREPGQWIMVSDNHEMFPPRPIPQGEHFAVIGRVCWGAHEL; encoded by the coding sequence ATGCCGAAATCAAAACTCCGAAACGACGAAAATTTGCCCGACGAGGATTTCGGAGTTGAAACGGCGAAGTCCGAACTCGTAAGGCGCCTGCGGCTTGCGGTAAGGCAGTCAGGCGGCGCCACTGCCGCCGCCGCTAAGAGCGGCGTGGCATTGGGCACCCTGAATAATTACCTGCGTGGAGTGAATGAGCCGAAGGCCTCGGTGCTGGCCAAGCTCGCGGGAGCGCTCGGCTATTCGGTCGACTGGATTCTTGAGCTGTCCGATGAGCCACGCGCGCGCCGGGATCAACACCCGGCGCAACCCCAGACAACGGTGGCGGCACATGACATTGTCATGTTGGAACATTTATCGTTTTCGGCGTCAGCGGGCACCGGGGCGCTGGTGTTGAACGATCTCGGACAAACATACCCCGTCCGCGCAGATCTTCTTCAGCGCCTAAACCTTCGCCAGGATCATGCCTGTATGATCGAGGCCGTGGGTCTCAGTATGTTTCCGACGATCAGGGACCGCGAAATACTTCTTGTCGACAAATCGTCAGCCGCGCGCGATCTGATACGTGACGGAGACATCTACCTCTTCACGGTCGATAACGAGGCTTACATCAAGCGGTTGCGCCGTGAGCCAGGCCAATGGATCATGGTGTCCGATAACCACGAGATGTTCCCGCCCCGTCCGATCCCGCAGGGCGAGCACTTCGCCGTCATCGGCCGCGTCTGCTGGGGCGCACACGAGCTTTAA
- a CDS encoding DUF6551 family protein, which yields MSTDLRTIERAEDAASHEERRRNAGPAPQLQWLDIDHLVVDPAYQRPITRAGRANIGKIAGEFRWSRFSPVIVSPVEGGRYAIIDGQHRVTAAAGIGIEAVPCQIVLATQGEQAESFTAINGATTRVTALALHRAAVAAGEPSAIAVAHVAARAGVKILAYPVATLDQELGQTMAVGAIAGVIARHGADVAVLALRCIVETPRNNVRGGVLASIVTAVGTVVRELRAERRSEADILALFDSVLLIREMDKAAMNRQPGVPIHAALAERLRGAIRSKGGC from the coding sequence ATGAGCACCGACCTCCGCACCATCGAGCGGGCCGAGGACGCCGCCAGTCACGAGGAACGCCGGCGCAATGCCGGACCGGCGCCGCAGCTGCAATGGCTGGACATCGACCATCTCGTGGTCGATCCGGCCTATCAGCGGCCCATTACCCGCGCCGGCCGCGCCAATATCGGCAAGATCGCCGGGGAGTTCCGGTGGAGCCGGTTTTCGCCGGTGATCGTCTCCCCGGTCGAGGGTGGCCGCTACGCCATCATCGACGGCCAGCACCGCGTAACGGCGGCGGCCGGGATCGGCATCGAGGCCGTGCCGTGCCAGATCGTGCTGGCCACTCAGGGCGAGCAGGCCGAGTCGTTCACCGCCATCAACGGGGCGACCACGCGGGTGACGGCGCTCGCGCTGCATCGGGCCGCCGTGGCGGCGGGCGAACCATCCGCCATCGCCGTCGCGCATGTCGCCGCGCGGGCCGGCGTGAAGATCCTGGCCTATCCAGTTGCGACGCTCGACCAGGAGCTGGGGCAGACCATGGCGGTCGGCGCCATCGCCGGCGTGATCGCCCGGCACGGGGCGGACGTCGCCGTGCTGGCGCTGCGCTGCATTGTCGAGACGCCGCGCAACAATGTGCGCGGCGGCGTGCTGGCCTCGATCGTGACCGCCGTCGGAACCGTGGTGCGCGAGCTGCGCGCCGAGCGTCGGAGCGAGGCGGACATCCTGGCGCTGTTCGACAGCGTGCTGCTCATCCGCGAGATGGACAAGGCGGCGATGAACCGCCAGCCCGGCGTGCCGATCCATGCCGCGCTGGCCGAGCGGCTGCGGGGCGCGATCCGATCGAAGGGAGGGTGCTGA
- a CDS encoding ParB/RepB/Spo0J family partition protein, whose product MTEIPVAAVTVPNDRLKQRSSERIEELKLSIGELGLLSPILVQSPGRGDRYRLIGGLHRFEAVRDLGWEVVPAVVLDIKGMKARLAEIDENLVRSGLSPLEWAEHFAERKVVYEALHPETKHGGDRRSTKFDNLATWSERFTASAAKQFGMSERSIVRAVERYKKIDPNVRVRIVGSALASRGTHLDALARLAPEIQSRVVDMILSGEDDAPRSVSQAAARLSGARAAGASDADVQLDALMKAWRRAGASARARFTEFLES is encoded by the coding sequence ATGACCGAAATCCCGGTCGCGGCCGTCACCGTACCGAACGACCGACTGAAGCAGCGCTCGTCGGAGCGCATCGAAGAGCTGAAGCTGTCAATAGGTGAGCTTGGGCTGCTTTCTCCCATCCTCGTCCAGTCGCCGGGTAGGGGCGATCGATACAGGCTGATCGGCGGGCTGCACCGCTTCGAGGCCGTGCGCGATCTTGGGTGGGAAGTGGTCCCCGCGGTCGTCCTCGACATCAAGGGCATGAAAGCCCGCCTTGCGGAGATCGACGAGAATCTTGTCCGCAGCGGGCTGTCTCCGCTGGAATGGGCCGAGCACTTCGCCGAGCGCAAAGTGGTGTACGAGGCGCTCCACCCGGAGACGAAGCACGGGGGCGATCGGCGCTCCACCAAGTTTGACAATTTGGCGACTTGGTCGGAGCGCTTCACGGCGTCCGCAGCCAAGCAGTTCGGCATGTCCGAACGGTCCATCGTGCGGGCGGTCGAGCGCTACAAGAAGATCGATCCCAACGTACGAGTGCGAATAGTCGGCAGCGCCCTGGCTAGCCGGGGAACGCACCTCGACGCTCTCGCAAGACTCGCTCCCGAGATCCAATCGCGCGTCGTCGACATGATCCTTAGCGGAGAGGACGACGCGCCCCGTAGCGTCTCGCAGGCCGCCGCGCGCCTTTCCGGCGCACGAGCCGCCGGCGCTTCGGACGCTGATGTCCAGCTCGACGCGCTGATGAAGGCGTGGCGTCGCGCCGGGGCGAGCGCCCGCGCGCGCTTCACTGAATTCCTGGAAAGCTAA
- a CDS encoding DNA transposition protein, translated as MPRRRTRHPDQFDLLGWEPSQPVVAFDPRTVRAASLAASISKAVSQSLKGRQREQIAERMSAYLDEQVSEHMLNAYASEARGEHIINVVRFIALVEATGDRRLLEFIAELFDWAVIERRYLPAIELAERLEKRAEMDRDIEAARRQLKRGGVL; from the coding sequence ATGCCGCGTCGCCGCACCCGTCACCCCGATCAATTCGACCTGCTGGGCTGGGAACCTTCCCAGCCGGTGGTGGCGTTCGATCCGCGCACGGTGCGGGCGGCGAGCCTCGCGGCGTCGATCTCCAAGGCGGTGTCGCAGTCCCTGAAAGGGCGGCAGCGCGAGCAGATCGCCGAGCGCATGAGCGCCTATCTCGACGAGCAGGTCAGCGAGCACATGCTGAACGCCTACGCTTCCGAGGCACGCGGCGAGCACATCATCAATGTGGTGCGTTTCATCGCCCTGGTCGAGGCGACCGGCGACCGGCGACTGCTGGAATTCATCGCCGAGCTGTTCGACTGGGCCGTCATAGAGCGGCGCTATCTGCCGGCGATCGAGCTGGCCGAAAGGCTTGAGAAGCGGGCCGAGATGGACCGTGACATTGAAGCCGCCCGCCGCCAGCTCAAGCGCGGGGGTGTGCTTTGA
- a CDS encoding helix-turn-helix domain-containing protein, which translates to MIAAPVVTVYAVLNAVAVHFRVPEREILLHRRDQHVAWPRHVTVGLASRLTTYSLPRIGRALGGRDHTTILHSRRRFDQRIACDPAAAREVDTIQDAILSTADGDGEKAELAFVMTEIEQRTAELAQLDSVIALAERRLASLHNSFEMLSAARAVGRARFDVIVNEFTAGQGAARRELDQSLDRLMRLTGGGHV; encoded by the coding sequence ATGATCGCGGCGCCCGTCGTTACCGTTTACGCCGTGCTCAATGCCGTGGCCGTGCACTTCCGGGTGCCCGAACGCGAGATCCTGTTGCACCGGCGCGATCAGCATGTCGCGTGGCCCCGCCACGTGACCGTCGGACTGGCCTCGCGGCTTACCACGTACAGCCTGCCGAGGATCGGGCGGGCACTGGGTGGACGCGACCACACCACCATCCTGCATTCACGTCGCCGCTTCGATCAGCGGATTGCCTGCGATCCCGCCGCCGCCCGCGAGGTCGACACGATCCAGGATGCCATTCTGAGCACCGCCGACGGCGATGGCGAGAAGGCCGAATTGGCCTTTGTGATGACCGAGATCGAGCAGCGCACCGCCGAGCTGGCACAGCTCGACAGCGTCATAGCGCTCGCCGAGCGCCGGCTCGCATCGTTGCACAACTCCTTCGAGATGCTGTCGGCGGCGCGGGCTGTCGGCCGCGCGCGCTTCGACGTCATCGTCAATGAATTCACGGCCGGCCAGGGCGCGGCCCGCCGTGAACTCGACCAGAGCCTTGACCGGCTCATGCGCCTGACGGGAGGCGGTCATGTCTGA
- a CDS encoding DUF2730 family protein, with product MEEIFLRWGPLLVASISLIFSISSARSKAAVERMNAIEAKVEGKAPIRALNEAAARIDALEDRTSRLEGEMRHMPSRDQTHELALALREMKGELGVLAAQLKPISHTTERLQEFLIDEAKARRVGA from the coding sequence GTGGAAGAGATTTTCCTGCGGTGGGGGCCGCTGCTGGTGGCCAGCATCAGCCTGATCTTTTCGATCAGCTCGGCGCGCAGCAAGGCCGCCGTCGAGCGCATGAACGCGATCGAGGCCAAGGTCGAAGGCAAGGCGCCGATCAGGGCGCTCAACGAGGCCGCAGCGCGGATCGACGCGCTCGAAGACAGGACGTCGCGGCTGGAAGGCGAGATGCGCCACATGCCCTCGCGCGACCAGACCCACGAACTGGCGCTGGCGCTACGGGAGATGAAGGGCGAACTCGGCGTGCTCGCCGCCCAGCTCAAGCCGATCTCGCACACGACGGAGCGGCTGCAGGAATTCCTTATCGACGAGGCGAAGGCACGGCGGGTGGGTGCATGA